The nucleotide window ATTTAGCAACTACGGCAAACCTTTTTACGATAAGCACGAGGACTATCGCAATGCTAGTGGTCAGGTCGTCGATAAAGACGCTGCTAAAAACGCACCTAAGATTGGCAATGCCAAAGCTATGCAGGGCAATAATATGCCAGCTGCAGGCAGACGTCGCCGGGCTGGTGGAGCCAATAGCTCTACTGCCAGTTATCTAGCCAGGCGTGGTGTCAGGACCTTTGCTCGCTATGGTGTTAGAGCGCTTGTGCGTTGATAATTGGCACTTCAATAGCTCCCACGCTAGATTTTTTGAGCCGGGCTCTTTGTTTATGCCTTTTGTCTTCTACAAAAAATCAGCTTGCCGCGTTCGAGCTCATCTAGTTGTTGCTTGAGCCAGATATGGCGCTGCTGGTGGCAGCTAAAGAGTATGACTTGATGCTCCTGGGCTATCACAGATGTGAGGAAGCGCATCATTTTGACAAAGCGATCATCGTCAGACTCCGAAAATGGCTCATCCATAATGATAGGCAGTGAGTTAGAACGAGATAGATAGCGGGCTACGACCATACGAGCGAGCCAGTGCAATTGTTCTTTTGTACCGGTGGATAGCTGACTCATAATTTGTGCAGCGCTGATGTGGTCTCCGTCACTCTTACGTCTGGCCACGAGTTTTAGCTCATTGTCAAATTTGACTTCGTCATAATCCATACCCAGTCTTGTTAACATCTCTGTTGCAATGCCGTTTAAGTGCTGCGACCAGTCCATATAGTTTTCGCCAGAGAGACGTTTTAGTGTGTCGCGGGCTAGCTCCAGAGCCAGTCTGGCTCGCTTTGCTCCCTGCAGTTTAAACTCAGTCAAATCCAGGTCTTCCATGGCTAAGAGATACTGCTCATCGCAAGTATTAGATAGCGTGCGGATGCGCAATAGTGCTTCTTCTCTTTCTACCTTGAGACCTTCCAGTTCGCGCATGTCTTTAGGCGCGTCTTCTTCCTGCGCCAGTTCTTCTTCGGATAGTGGTGCGATGTTTTCGATGCCAGGATAGAGCTGTTTAATTGACTCCAGCTGTTGGACCACGCGGGATTGATAATCTTCTACGTTTTTAATCAGGCCTGGTAATTCACTATAGGCAACACCTATTTCTTGCTCCATGCTCTCTAGCTCGGCTTGCAATTTAAGCAAACTAGAGAGGTTGTTGAGGCGATAGCTGACTTCTTCCATGGCTGCGGCATCGTTTTCGCCGAGATCAGCTCCACTCTTTCTAAATAGATTGAGGATGGCTTTGTCGTTGTCGATAATCTCTTCTTCTATTGAGGCAAACTTGCGACTATTGCTGGCTGCTTCATGGTGCACTTCGGCTAATTGTCTGGTCTCGTCCATGTACTGCGACAGGGCCGAGCTAAGCTCTCTAGCTGTGGCAGCACTGGAGTCTACGTCAGTTTTACTGGCTTTTTCCAAATACTTTTGCAGATCTGTCTTATAGCGTTTGACCACCTGCTCTTTTTGTTCGACCAGTTGTTCAAGTAAAGTCAGCTCTTTGAGTTTGCTTGCTTGTTGACTGTATTCTTCGAGCTTGGCGGCTAACTCTTTGCGGTTGCTCAAACCGACTTTGCGAGCCAGTGTATCCAGTTTGATTTCGAGAGCGCCGACCTTGTTTTGTTTGTCTTGCATATCCTGGGCGATACGATTGACGTCAGCATCGGTGGCGGCAAATTCGCTCTTGAGGATGGTCTGTGGCTTAAATACAGGTGTAATCATCACACCCGAAATAGCAAGCGCTATAAGGCCAATTATGACTAGAGGCATGGTCATATAAGCCATGGTTTTGACCAGGACAAACATTACTATGCCAAGCACGATAAGCATTACAGCAACAAAGCCGACGATAATGCTGGTCAACTGCTTTTTCTTTCTGATTTCTTCGCGTTTGACTGTTAGTTCTTTTTGCTTGGCTCTGCTTTGATGCAAGTTGCGCTCAGAGTCTTCCAGTTGCTCCTGGAAGGCGACAATAAGCGAGTTGTAGGAGCGGGCGTTATCTACACCTTCTGATTCCAGTGAGGTGAGGGATTTTTTGATTTCGTCTAGGTCTTTATTGTCGTTGTCCTGCGAAAACTTGTCGCGCTCATTCTGTCTGCGCTCAAGCAGTCCATTCAACTCTTCTTCTGCTGTTTGCATACTGCCTGCTAAAGAAGAGACCATATGGGCTTCTTCTTGGGTGAAAACTGAGAGATTGCCGAGACGTACTTTGATTTCGTCTTGCTTCTCTTTGAACATATTTTCTTGAGGCGAAAGCTCAGCTTTAAGTTTGCTTAGCTCAACGGCTTTGTTATTGTGACGGCTCCACAAGTCAAGCAGGGGCTTTTTGATATCCTGCGGTACTTCTGGCACTGGTGGCAGGTCGTCGATTTCTTGCTCTAACTGATCTTTGCGCGAGCGGATTTCTCTCAAGCGAGTCAGTCTGTTTTCGGCATCAGAGAGCTGAAATTTAAGATTGTGAAATTCAGTTGCTTTGTAGCGATTGTTGTCTCCAGACAAAATGCGATTGATGATCATGAGGCGATCAAAAGATGCAGATACGTCGCGTCTGTCTCTTTCGTAGGCTTTGATTTTATTGAGCAAATCCTGGCGCACAATCTCTAAGTCGCGCACAAGATTGTCCATTTTGACAGTACGGTCATTGATATTGGTTTTTTCCAGGCTCTCATTGAGCACACGCACTGCCTGAGCACAAGTGCCGCTCGGGCTGGCACTGTCGGCGATACCCTGGACCAGAGAGGCCAGGTGGCTTTCACCTCCAAAGGCGTGTTCATCGAGTTCGCGCTGACCGACAAAACAGGTCGATTTAAAAAGTTCTCGGGTCATACCCGTGAGCTTGAGACCGATTTCGTCTTCGCCGTTTGCTCCCTGGTACTCTCTTGTGATATCAGCATCGCGGTGATCGCGGTCGAGTACCTGGTATGTACCTTCGGCAAAATTACGGACTATGGTCAATCTTTTGTGCTTGTGATTGATGTCCATTTTTGCCATATAGGGCAGACCAGACTTGGGCTGTCTGGCATCTTTAGCAGTCAGTCTCTCGTCTTCAGCTTTTTGGTCTAAGGCAAAGTCAAAGAGTATAGACCAGATAGCAGTTGCCATCGTGGTTTTGCCGTATTCGTTAGGCTCGACCACAAGGTTGATTTTGTCTTCGCTAAAGACAATTGATTCACCCTGAATGGCGCCATAGCTTGTTAGTTCGACTTTCTCAACCCACATTTCTAATGGTCACTCTCTTTTGTCTCAGGGCATCCAATCCATAATAAAGCGCGTCCTCAACGGTTTTACCGGAGAGGTCACGACCTGGCACACCCGACAAACTGTCAGACAGATTGCCGGTTTCCGGGTCTTTTGCTCCACTACGCTCAGCGCGGGTTTTCATTTGCAACATTGACTGGATATATTTCCATTCAGTGGTGCGCTCATCAAATCGCTCTGCCAGATAATCTGGTCTTGTGTTATCCACAACGAGCATGCAATAAAAGCTACTGGCCAGGCTGTCTGCCACCCGTTTGGGGTTGGCACCAGGCTTGCAGCCGCCCTCAAGCGATAGGGCGACTATATCGGTGTCTGGTCTGACACCACTGTCCTCAATATGCACCATGATTTCTTCTTTGATATCGCCATCACCAAGTCCGGAGACGTCGACAACCACAAGCATCATGCGGCGTTCATCAATTTCTTGCGGAGTCAGTTCGATTTCGGTATTGCCGAGGCTGTCGACGCCGATTTCGCCAAGCAAAGCCACGCGCGGTCCCAGTTTGTCAAAACTGCCACTGGCCAGACAACCAGCATAGGCGCCAACAGTGCGGCCCTCTCCTGCCAGGTCTTCTATTTTATGTGCTTCGGGTAGATGTCCCAGGGCAAAGTAGGACATTTTTTGCGCTTCCATTTCTTCTTGCGAAACAGGATAGACAATTGCTTTTGTGCCTGCTAAGTGTGCTACTTGAGGATGACTCTCTAGAGTTGCTGCCAACATGGCCACGTTGATAGCAGCATTATTGTTTTTTGGCACCTTGCCAGAGAGGATTCGCTCTGAGCGCCTTGAGCCCTTTGTTATGGCCCGTCCAGATATAGCAACGTCGCCGCGACCAGGCACCAGGACAGACTCAAAATGTTCGTGAGTGAAGATATGAACATTGGCTGGCCAACTTTTTAGTCCCCGCGCTTGCAACATATCAGCGGCATAGAGACTGCTTCTGGTATAAAAGTCTTCAAGGCCGGGCGTGATAAAAATTGGGATATGACTGATAGTGGCAATGCTCTCAATTAGTGTATTGATCGTATAACCACTCACTGTATTGGCATCAAATAAACCACCGGGCATCAATATGGCATCAACGTTTTCGCTTGAGGCCAGGCTAAAAGCATTGATTGTGGTCTCTAAAATCTCTCTTGCTCTTTCCTGTCTTTCGGCTCTGGGCAGAGCAAATCCGCAGTTGAGAGGGGCATGGCCTGATGTGGCAGGCATACTCAAAGGGAGCTTACTATCAAGCAAGATATCGCTAAACTGGAGAAATTTAAATCTGGTAGTAATAGCCATCTTTTAGTCCCGCGCGATGATTGTAGCGATACCCTGACCAACCCCGATACACATCGTGGCCAGTCCCATTTTGGCTTCACGCCTTTGCATTTCATGTACCAGAGTGGTCAAAATGCGAGCACCACTTGCTCCCAGTGGATGTCCCAGTGCTATTGAGCCACCGAGCACATTGACTCTTGTCAGGTCTGGTTGTAGATCTTGAGCACAGGCCAGGACTTGAGCGGCAAAGGCTTCGTTGAGCTCAATCAAGTTGATATCTGCCATCTTTACACCAGCCCTCGCCAGTGCTTTACGTGTCGCTGGCACTGGACCGATGCCCATAACGGCCGGGTCGACTCCAGCAACGGCACTGGTGACAAAACGTGCCATGGGCTTAAAGCCCATGTCTAAAGCTTTTTGACGTTCCATGATAAGCAGGGCTGCGGCACCGTCATTGATACCACTAGAATTACCGGCTGTTACACTGCCACCCTCTCTAAATGCGGGCTTAAGTTTGGTCAATTCGGCAATAGTTGTGTCCGGGCGCGGATGCTCGTCGACTTTGATTGTTTCGCTCTCGCCTTTCTTTTTAGGCACAACCACCGGGGCTATTTCATTTTCAAAGGCATTGGCTTCCAGCGCTTTTTTGTATTTTTGCTGACTGGAGTAAGCAAAGGCATCTTGCTCTTCGCGGCTAATTTGATATTTTTCGGCAACGTTTTCAGCTGTTTCGCCCATCGAGTAAGGATGGTGCATATCAGCCAACCTTTTATTGACAAAGCGCCAACCCAGGGTCGTATCGATGAGCTTCATATCGCCTCTGGGAAAAGCAGCCTCAGGCTTGCCCATGACAAAAGGCGAGCGCGTCATAGACTCCACACCGCCTGCTATGTAGATATCACCCAGATTGTTTTTAATGGCGTTGACAGCGTCGTTTACTGCCATCATTCCTGAGCCACAGAGACGATTGACAGTACCGCCAGCCACTTTGACAGGCAGACCCGCCAAAAGCACAGCCATACGCGCCACATTGCGGTTGTCTTCACCAGCCTGGTTAGCGCAGCCCATCAAGACATCTTCGATTTCTTCGGGATTGACTTGTGGGTTGCGTTTGAGAAGTTCTTTGATTACATGAGCGGCCAGGTCATCAGCCCGGACATCTTTAAAAACCCCACCATAGCGCCCTATTGGTGTTCTCAAAGCGTCGACTATTACTACTTCTCTTGTCATTTCCCTTAGCTTTCTTTATTGTCTATAACTGTATAGCGTTACTTATTTTGTCAGCCAGGCTGTTTCATCAAGAGCCAGTAGCGATAACGACTCCAGCGGAGTATTGCGGTTACCGGCAATGGCCCGTCTGACTTCGGGGCTTTCGTCTTTGACCAGTTGCTTGAGCAGGGCTGGGGGGCACTTAGGGTTGCTTGCAACTCTTGCTCTGACTAAGGCTTCAGGGTCTTTAAGTAGTGTCTGTAAAAGACTCTCTGGTGCTGCTGTATTGGCGGCACAGGCTGCTCTAACATACTGCGAGCTATCTTTGGACAAGTCAGTTAGTGTGGTCGCACTGGTGGATGGATGGGTTGCTACTTGCGTACGCAGTGATGGGTCGGGGTCTTTAGCCAGAGCATCGAGTACCTGCGGATCTGTTTTAGCACGGCTGGCTAGCGCAAATTTGACTTCTTCAGCAGCGGTTAGCTTAGAGAGAGCGTCGCTTGGCAGATCACCTCTTTGTAAAAGAGCGCTGCGCACTGAGTTGCAATCGCTGGCAGCCAGCTTGAGCAAGGTTTCGGAGGCGATACTGGGATTATGCGCTAGTGCAGTTTGCACTGTAAGTGAGTCGTCCTGACTGAGTTCGGTCAAAGTCGCCTTAGGTACTTTTGGATTGAGAGCCAGTGCCTCTCTAACAAGTGCGTCTTTGTCGGCAGCCAGTTTGATAAATACTGACTTGTCGATGGGGGCATCGCTGTTTTTGGCCAGTGCTGATCTGACGCGGGCATCTTTGTCGCTAGCCAGTATCATGGCGGTTGCTTGAGGCAAATTGCCGTTGGCTGCGAGGTTCATCCGCACCAGCGGACTGATATCAGATGCTAGTGCATTGCAATCGGCAGCGTCCAGTTTTTTGCTCATGGCCACAATTTGACAAACAGCAATGGTCTTGTCGTGGGCTAGCTGGCTCAGTAAATCCTTACTTGTGGATGGATTGAGAGCAACGGCTGAGCGCACTGTTGCTGATCCATCTTTGGCTAGCAAAGCCAGTACTGCTGCTGTGGCGCTGGGATTGCTGGCCGTTAGCGCGCGCACTGTTTCATTTTTGTCTTGGGCTAGATTAGCGAGAGTGGCAGCATCACAAGCTGGATTGAGGGCAGCTGCTGAGCGTAGGACTGAGGCTGGACAGCTAGGATTATTAGCAACAGATTCTTTTACTGTCGGATGGATATCGCGCGCCAGCTCTACCAAAATTGCTTGAGGGCAAAGCGGGTTGGCTGCCAGCATCGATTTGACGCCAAGGTCGCCGTCATTTGCCAGGATGCCAAAGGCAGCTGGACTGAGTCTTGCAGTTTTAGCTAAAAAAGTGCGCACCAGACGATCGCCGATTTTGCAGAGCTGGACGGTGACTGCCTCTGGTGTATTGGGATTGCGCGCTAGAGAGAGCAGCAAGTACTCGGTGTAATATGGTCCCTGAGCTAGTTTTGTCAAAACTGCCTTAGGTGTGTTGGGGTTGGCCGCCAGTGTCTCGCGTGTGCGCGGCGGTGCATCCACAATCAGTTTTAGCAGGGTGGCTTCGTTGGGCAAACTGGTATTGCGCAATAGTGCTTCAATCACCATATAGTCTGTACTTTGGGCCAGGACTTCTTTGATTTGCTCACTCAAAGCTGGATTGGTGGCAAGGGCGCGGCGGACAAAGCAGCTTTTGTCAGTGGCTAAAGTCGTCAAAATATCTGCTGGAGTTTTGGGGTTGGCTGCCACAGCAACTTTAATTGCTTCCATGGGATAGCTATCCAGTTCCAGTCTCTGTCTCACCTTTTGCGATGCCAGTTGCTCCGGCGCTTCATCTTGCGCGCTGGCTGCGGATACGGCTAAGGCGAGAGTGAGTAAAAGAGCATTGAACTTGGTCATTTTTGGCATCCTGATCAGGCGTTATGTACTTCTTTGATGATGGCGAGTAAGACTTTGCGATCAAGCTCCTGAGTGGCATACTCGATGTATTTGACCTGCCAGTCCTCTAAATCCTGTAGCACCACAGATAGTGATGTGCCGGCGGTGCGAGCTGCGGCCATATCCACCCCGACATCGCCCTGACGCGACAGGATAAAGACCCGAGCGCGACCAGAATATCCCAGTGTGTCTCTCAAGCTGAGACGCAAAAATGCCTCTGAGCGCTCGACGCCAATAGTCTCGGTAATACGTTTGACCAACTCTTGAAACTTGCTCAGTGGTCCAAACAAATCAACTTGTGGCACATTGACTAAGTCATAGGCCAAAAGTCTATCAATAGCAGCTGATGCATCAGCTGTCGTTACATCTTGTAGATTGCGTATCACCAGGGAGAGTGTGTGCAAGCCATCGAGCGCATTCCAGAGCTTGCGCATCATGTCGCGTTCTTTTTGATTGAGTTTGTGTTTCTCTTTTGGATCTTTCAGTTCTTCGTTGTCGAGATGACCTTGAGTATCGCTCACTTTTTCCAGGACGCTTTCTGGTCCTTTCGGTAGCTTCTTCCAGGTGACTTCGGTATTATCGGCGGCCAGAGCGGCATCTAGTAATAGTTTGTCCAGGGCTTTGCCGACTTTGCAATTGTCTTTAGCCAGATCTGCTGGAGGTGTGCGCTGGATAAAGACAAAGATGCCCTGTTTCCATACTGAGGCAAATTCAATCACGGCTGGATTGCCGAGTAGTTTGCCCAATTTAGCGTGAGTGATTTTGCCGTTTTCAAATAGTGCTCTAAACTGCATGTCGCGGTATTCAACTGAGAGCACACCGGTCTCTCTGTTAGTGGCCAGGTTTTGCAGCAAATTGGATGGATCGGTTGAGCCAAGGTGTCCAACTAGTGACTGCACTTTGTCTTCTTCACCGCCAGCTGAGCCAAGATTAAACTTCTCAGATTCTTCTGTCTGACCGTAAAACGCCTGATCCTGCAAAGCAATTTCTAGTTGTCTGGCGTTAATCAAACCTTTTTTGACTGCCAAAACTCCGATAGATAGTCTTTGCTTGGCCGGCATATTATTTTGCTCAGTGAGCAAATCGTCCATTTGGGCTCGTGTTATTAGTCCGCCAGCAATTAGATATTCGCGCAGAGTAAAAGCAGTTTTTGCCTTAAAACAATTGACCAAAAACGGAATCTTATTGAAAATCGGGAAGATGTTTTTCTCGTTTTCCAGTTCTTTTAGGCGTTCGACAAATTCTTGATCACTGACACGTCCGGTTGCTACCGCTCTATTGCTGAGAGTGGCTACTGGAGTGTAATTATCTATACAGGCCAAAAGCAGATTGCGCCTGTGGTGCGTCTCCATATTGAGCTTGAGAGTCATTGCCTGCGCTGTCAGCACGGGCACACTACTCATCAGTACCTGGTGTGAGAGATCTGTCGCTTCATCAACAAATGTAGAATCGCGACCAATAGCGGTCTGGATAAATTTAGTCAGTGACGGTGAGTAATCAAATAGCTCAGCGTGATTGTCAAAGACATGAAAAGACATCATGCCGGTAAGTGACTCTCTTATGATGGCAGTGGCTTTTTCGGACTTAAGAAAAATAAGTGCTCCGGCCAGCTCCAGTAAACCCTTAGCCAACCTGCCGGCTTCAATCAATACTTCTGCCGGGAACAAATAACCACACAAAGTCGAATCCACAATAATGGCATCATAGAGACGCTTAGTTTTTGCTAAGGCTGCCATCTCGTTTAGGAGTTCTGGACCATATTTCAAAACGATAATATTTTGCTGACTTTTAGTCTGCTCGTTTCGATCTGGCTTTTGTTCGGAAGGTGTGACCGCCATTGGCTCTTGGAATATTGGGAAGATCAACAAGTTTAACCAATACCTTAACAGATTTCTCTCTTTAAATCCCTCGTCTGGCAGGCTGCTATACTTCTTTAGAACTCTCTAGCAGAGTCCTAAAATACCGGCTGGGATGGCTCATTCTTTTGATGAAAAACAAACAACTGGCTCTGGCACTAGCTCTTGCAATGTCCATGCAAAACGCAACATTGGCAGTTTTGGCCCAGGCTGACCAGATGCAATGGATCGAAGAAGGACATGAACCAGGGGTTAACTATTACCCTGGCGAACCTGCCGGACAAACAGCATCTAATCAGACCGCTTCTCAAGTGGCAAAGCCAGGGGCTCAGTCTGCTGATGCCAGACCTGCCAATAAGCCGGCTGTAAACAAGCAAAATACCAGTCCAAAGACTCAATCAGGTACTGCTGGCAACGCTACTGAGGCGGCAGCCACTAGCAGTGCCGGGACACCAGGCACAACTGGCACAGTGCTCAAAGGTGAAGTCAGTCTCTGTGTGCCAAAGGGCACTGGCATGAAGCTCAAGCTAGCGACAGTGCCAAGCAATGGTATGCGACTGCTTGATAAAGACATGGATGGTAATTTTTTGCCAGCTCATGTGGGAGACGTTATATCTGCTCGTACCACCGAGGATATATATGTCGAGGATAATAAAGTAATCCCGATGGGCACGATTTTTAAGGGCAAAGTCTCGTGTGTGCGCCCACCCAGACGCGTGCAGCGCCCTGGCTGGCTGGAAATCTCCTTTGATCAACTTAATTTGCCTGACGGTCGCCGCTTTGCCTTTAACGCTCAGGCTGATAACTTCAAGCAATCAACCATCAAAAGTAAGGCGCGTGGCGTCGGTATGGTGGCTGCTAATGCCGCCGGTGGTGCTATCGTCGGTGCTCTTGTTGCTTATCAGTTGTTTGGCATGCGCGGTACAGCTGCTACCCATGGCTACAATATCGCTGGTGGTGCCGCCGGTGGTGCGCTACTGGCAGCCGGCCACGCCATCATGAAGAAAGGTCGCAGTGCCTATCTTGAGCCTGGAGATGATCTCAATCTCTCTATTGATACTGACCTGTTGATGCCTGCTCTTACTGAGCCCACTAAAAAAGTTGCATCCAATAACCTTGAAGGTTTGACTATCAAAGTCAATAAGTCTAAGACCGTACGAGATGGACTGGGTGGGAGCTTCTTACGTCTGGATGTAGATATCGTCAATAACAGCAACCGTACACTTAGCTCAATAGATCTATTTGCTCGCGACAGTAATGGCAACAAATATTCTGTCTCGATGGGACCTGAAGATGACTATGGCTTTAACTTTACTCTTGCACCTTACGAAGAAAAGTCCACTCGTCTTTACTTTAATAGCGAATATCCCAAGCTTGGTCACGAACTAATCTGGATCGACCGCAACTCTCGTAAAGTTTGCTTCAGGCAGAAACTCAATTAAAAATCCAGCTCTGCACTACGTAGAAAGCCCATTGACTATGGGCCTCTGCTTATTAATAATTGTGTTAAAGCTTTCCCCTTACTAGTCAAAGTCTTTTAGTGCAGGTGTCCCGTTTGGAGCAAATTGCCTCCAACCTGAAGCAATTCTATTGGTCACTATTCTCTGGATTTGGTACCTTTAGATCGCACCGGTCGTGCCCCAGTGATTTTCACTCCTTCTATATACAAATGACCACAGTCTTCTCCCCACCAGTAGCTTTTGCCAATGTCACCGCGCCAAGTCGCGAAGTGTCATCGGTGGTGCTCATGGACGAGCAACTAATGGAAGAACTGGTCCGTTCCTCAGGAGTTGTCGACGGGCAGACTCTAGCGCAAGTGCAATTATCTGCCACTACATTTAATAAGACTGTCGCTGAGGTCTTATTTGAGAGTGGCTTTATAGCAAGCGCTGATCTCAAAGCGTTAATCAGTGCCCATAATTTTGTCAAAAAAGGTCTCTTGCACAAACCTTGGGCGCAAGCTGCTTTGCGCAAGAGTCTGACTGAGTTTTTGCCCTTTGAGTCAATGCTGGAGAGTATGGACCTGGGTCCTGACTCAGCTTTTACTGATAGTTTACTGACCGAGCTTACACTGGCTAGCAATCTCATTACTCCCCTGGAGTTTGATCGCGCTCGTAAGTATGCTCTTGCTTATGGACTGACGCTTGGTCAGAGTCTTGTGCGCTCCGGTTTTATCACCATGGAAGCTTACAAAATACTCTTAAACGGACTTGCTCTGCACCATTCCGGTGTTACCACTGATATTCAATTGCGTCAAAATGTCACCCACGCTGGTTTGCGCAATCTGCAAGTGGCTCGCACACCTCTGCCTTATAGTCTGGTGGGTTATACATCTTACGCCGATAGTCCCGAGCTGCTTGGTGCTCTGGAGCTTTTGGTGGCAGCCCACTGTGTCAATGAGCTGTCATTGCTTGGTCTTATCGAGGTCTCTATCGAGCGCGATCAGACCTTTGCTGAGACATTTGAGAGACTTGCTATCTTGAGTCCTGTGGTGCTAAACACCGCACTCAAAATGCAATCACTGGTAGTGCGTGGCACTTGCACCAGTGAAATGGCCATACAAGTCTTGCAAGATACAGTCAAACAGCCATAGTAAGTCAGACTTTAGCACCGCGCTATCACTAGCTAGCATCGAATTAGTTTGCTGTACCAATGGCTCTGTCTGTAATGGCTTTGTCGGACAAGTAAAAAGCCACAACTGACGCTGTGGCTCTTAAATTTGTTGGATATTGCAGACAGCTCAGACAACAGTATGCCTTTATCAGCACTGACTGTAGATGTTTGGCTGTTGCTTTGCCTTAAAATCAGGCGGCCACTAACTCTACGTTGTAGCTCACTCTGACAAAGTCGTATTCGACTCTTATTGATACTGTGTTTTCGGTGGCAAACTCCAGGCGCACTCGGCCCAGGTTGCTGGCAGAATACTCGGACCAGTGCTCCGGTACGGAGACTATGACATTTTCTGGTCCCCATTCTTCGACGTAAGCTTTAAGGACCTGGCAAAGTTTTTCTTCGTCGGTGGGGTGAGTAAACATGCTCATTATCTAGACTTCCTCGGCACAAGGGGTGTTTTGCATTGAGGTGAGTCTAGCTACCCGGAGGGTTGTCAACAATTGGGGATTGTCCCACTGACATCGTATATTTCCCACGGCGCCAATGTGATTGGCCCCGGGGTCGGCTTAACAAAAGCGCCCACCGGATAGGCGGGCGCTTTTAGCTGAGTAAAATCGCCGCTGTTTAAGGGTTGGTATAGAGCATCTGAATTGATTTTGCGTCTCTAGGACCCAGCACTGGTGGCTTG belongs to Candidatus Obscuribacter sp. and includes:
- a CDS encoding AAA family ATPase, which codes for MWVEKVELTSYGAIQGESIVFSEDKINLVVEPNEYGKTTMATAIWSILFDFALDQKAEDERLTAKDARQPKSGLPYMAKMDINHKHKRLTIVRNFAEGTYQVLDRDHRDADITREYQGANGEDEIGLKLTGMTRELFKSTCFVGQRELDEHAFGGESHLASLVQGIADSASPSGTCAQAVRVLNESLEKTNINDRTVKMDNLVRDLEIVRQDLLNKIKAYERDRRDVSASFDRLMIINRILSGDNNRYKATEFHNLKFQLSDAENRLTRLREIRSRKDQLEQEIDDLPPVPEVPQDIKKPLLDLWSRHNNKAVELSKLKAELSPQENMFKEKQDEIKVRLGNLSVFTQEEAHMVSSLAGSMQTAEEELNGLLERRQNERDKFSQDNDNKDLDEIKKSLTSLESEGVDNARSYNSLIVAFQEQLEDSERNLHQSRAKQKELTVKREEIRKKKQLTSIIVGFVAVMLIVLGIVMFVLVKTMAYMTMPLVIIGLIALAISGVMITPVFKPQTILKSEFAATDADVNRIAQDMQDKQNKVGALEIKLDTLARKVGLSNRKELAAKLEEYSQQASKLKELTLLEQLVEQKEQVVKRYKTDLQKYLEKASKTDVDSSAATARELSSALSQYMDETRQLAEVHHEAASNSRKFASIEEEIIDNDKAILNLFRKSGADLGENDAAAMEEVSYRLNNLSSLLKLQAELESMEQEIGVAYSELPGLIKNVEDYQSRVVQQLESIKQLYPGIENIAPLSEEELAQEEDAPKDMRELEGLKVEREEALLRIRTLSNTCDEQYLLAMEDLDLTEFKLQGAKRARLALELARDTLKRLSGENYMDWSQHLNGIATEMLTRLGMDYDEVKFDNELKLVARRKSDGDHISAAQIMSQLSTGTKEQLHWLARMVVARYLSRSNSLPIIMDEPFSESDDDRFVKMMRFLTSVIAQEHQVILFSCHQQRHIWLKQQLDELERGKLIFCRRQKA
- a CDS encoding thiolase family protein, coding for MTREVVIVDALRTPIGRYGGVFKDVRADDLAAHVIKELLKRNPQVNPEEIEDVLMGCANQAGEDNRNVARMAVLLAGLPVKVAGGTVNRLCGSGMMAVNDAVNAIKNNLGDIYIAGGVESMTRSPFVMGKPEAAFPRGDMKLIDTTLGWRFVNKRLADMHHPYSMGETAENVAEKYQISREEQDAFAYSSQQKYKKALEANAFENEIAPVVVPKKKGESETIKVDEHPRPDTTIAELTKLKPAFREGGSVTAGNSSGINDGAAALLIMERQKALDMGFKPMARFVTSAVAGVDPAVMGIGPVPATRKALARAGVKMADINLIELNEAFAAQVLACAQDLQPDLTRVNVLGGSIALGHPLGASGARILTTLVHEMQRREAKMGLATMCIGVGQGIATIIARD
- a CDS encoding DUF4388 domain-containing protein, with product MAVTPSEQKPDRNEQTKSQQNIIVLKYGPELLNEMAALAKTKRLYDAIIVDSTLCGYLFPAEVLIEAGRLAKGLLELAGALIFLKSEKATAIIRESLTGMMSFHVFDNHAELFDYSPSLTKFIQTAIGRDSTFVDEATDLSHQVLMSSVPVLTAQAMTLKLNMETHHRRNLLLACIDNYTPVATLSNRAVATGRVSDQEFVERLKELENEKNIFPIFNKIPFLVNCFKAKTAFTLREYLIAGGLITRAQMDDLLTEQNNMPAKQRLSIGVLAVKKGLINARQLEIALQDQAFYGQTEESEKFNLGSAGGEEDKVQSLVGHLGSTDPSNLLQNLATNRETGVLSVEYRDMQFRALFENGKITHAKLGKLLGNPAVIEFASVWKQGIFVFIQRTPPADLAKDNCKVGKALDKLLLDAALAADNTEVTWKKLPKGPESVLEKVSDTQGHLDNEELKDPKEKHKLNQKERDMMRKLWNALDGLHTLSLVIRNLQDVTTADASAAIDRLLAYDLVNVPQVDLFGPLSKFQELVKRITETIGVERSEAFLRLSLRDTLGYSGRARVFILSRQGDVGVDMAAARTAGTSLSVVLQDLEDWQVKYIEYATQELDRKVLLAIIKEVHNA